Proteins co-encoded in one Sporosarcina sp. FSL K6-1522 genomic window:
- a CDS encoding metalloregulator ArsR/SmtB family transcription factor, whose translation MRKTGETDMQRAAQLLKLLGDQTRLTMMKLLQSHDCCVCEFVAMFDMSQPAISQHLRKLRDIELVKETRKGKWIFYSINREHEDYPFIQSVLASLPGQDGLVIELEAQGLRICCE comes from the coding sequence ATGCGGAAAACGGGAGAGACCGATATGCAAAGAGCAGCACAACTTTTAAAATTACTCGGCGATCAAACACGTTTGACGATGATGAAATTGCTACAGTCGCATGATTGTTGTGTTTGTGAGTTTGTCGCGATGTTCGACATGAGTCAGCCAGCGATTAGTCAGCATTTGCGCAAGTTGCGGGATATTGAATTAGTGAAGGAAACGCGTAAGGGGAAATGGATTTTTTACTCGATTAATCGAGAACATGAAGATTATCCGTTTATCCAAAGTGTCCTCGCGTCGCTTCCGGGGCAAGATGGATTGGTTATTGAATTAGAAGCGCAGGGGTTGCGTATTTGTTGTGAGTAG
- a CDS encoding NDxxF motif lipoprotein — protein MRKFFIGFLMILLLSACSQEENDEMLLTQNVEIPSTIFTSEKQNRVIDEEEIKVSIKTYLDSYEELSNASEPFQELLYEEEELSVEELEKLDEITELTKENDENFSNYILNNTLPKGYQEESERISRYITAVNEMLYEIDEMVDSLTNDASKGVLPKVNVTSVIGKFSVVNGKEQEEIEKFLDKKNINTKAFEQ, from the coding sequence ATGAGGAAATTTTTTATTGGTTTCTTAATGATTTTACTATTAAGCGCATGTTCGCAGGAAGAAAATGATGAAATGCTTCTTACGCAAAACGTAGAGATTCCTAGTACAATTTTCACCTCTGAAAAACAAAATCGTGTAATTGACGAAGAAGAAATAAAAGTAAGCATAAAAACATATCTAGATAGCTATGAAGAATTATCGAATGCTAGTGAACCGTTCCAAGAGTTGCTATATGAAGAAGAGGAATTAAGCGTAGAAGAACTAGAGAAGTTAGACGAAATTACCGAACTTACAAAAGAAAATGATGAGAACTTCTCTAATTATATTTTAAATAATACATTGCCTAAAGGGTATCAAGAAGAGTCTGAGAGAATCAGCCGGTATATTACAGCTGTGAATGAGATGCTTTATGAGATAGATGAAATGGTCGATAGTTTAACAAATGACGCAAGTAAAGGAGTACTTCCAAAAGTAAACGTTACATCAGTAATTGGTAAATTCAGTGTGGTGAATGGAAAAGAACAGGAGGAAATTGAGAAATTCCTTGATAAAAAGAATATTAACACAAAGGCATTTGAGCAGTAA